The Plectropomus leopardus isolate mb chromosome 1, YSFRI_Pleo_2.0, whole genome shotgun sequence sequence AAATGCAGTATGTAATGAGGAAtgatatttaacatttgaacCATTACCCTCAATGATAAAATTGGAAAGATTTAGTGAAAATTAGCAGTGAGCTTTGCTCTAAATTACAGCAAATTATTCTAAATAACTAAAAACCCAAACACTTGACtcgaaattagaaaaaaatatataggaAGGATACAGCTGTATTTTCATTACTACATATTCACCACATATTATATAGcatattaataaaatgtttctgctcttggaaaatatttataaaattgcaGCCAGAAAACATTCATGTACTTTAATTCCTTTTCACTTTGACGTTGACACACAAATATCTGTGATATTAAGTAAAAATTTACTGATATATCAGCCTTCACTGCTACTCTAATCGACGCATTTCTCACACACGCAGATGTGTAACAAATTATTCACCTATCTGCTGTCCCGTTCTTGTTTCTCTAGCTGAGGTGCGGCTCGGGATGGGCCACTGTTTTGTCAAGCTCAACAAATTGGAGAAAGCTCGTTTGGCGTTTGGTCGAGCGCTGGAGCTCAACTCAAAGTGTGTGGGAGCTCTTGTTGGCCTGGCGGTTTTAGAGCTCAACAACAAGGAGGCAGATTCCATCAAAAACGGAGTGCAGCTCCTGTCGCGGGCCTACACCATCGACCCCAGCAACCCCATGGTGCTCAACCACCTTGCCAACCACTTCTTCTTCAAAAAGGTAATCACTCGTGTCGCTTGTCAATGAAATACTGACACAGATCTAAAGCAGTGTGTTGTTATTCAAacgtgttttctgttttttttttttttttatcaggatTACAGTAAAGTGCAGCATCTGGCCCTCCACGCTTTCCATAACACAGAGGTCGAGGCCATGCAGGCTGAGAGCTGCTACCAGTTAGCGCGCTCATTTCACGTGCAGGTAAGATCCTAACTGATCCTGAGGCAGCTTCCTGTTCGTTGACGTCATGTCTCTGATGTctctattctctctctctctctcaggagGACTATGACCAAGCGTTTCAGTACTATTACCAGGCCACCCAGTTTGCCTCGTCCACCTTTGTGTTGCCCTTCTTCGGCCTGGGGCAGATGTATGTGTATCGAAGAGACAAGGATAATGCGGCGCAGTGCTTCGAAAAGGTTTTAAAGGCCTATCCCAATAACTATGAAACGATGAAGATTCTGGGGTCCCTCTATGCAACATCAGACGATCAGGAAAAGAGAGACATCGCCAAAGTACGTATCCTGTACAGATCATTTTATTACAGTGGAAATTATGTGGCTTATTAAGACGCCTGACACGTGTCTTTCTTGGCTCCCTAGGGTCACTTGAAGAAGGTAACGGAGCAGTACCCAGATGACGTTGAGGCTTGGATCGAGCTGGCTCAGATCCTGGAGCAGACTGACATTCAAGGAGCGCTGTCCGCATACGGCACAGCCACCCGCATCCTGCAGGAGAAGGTGCAGGCAGACGTTCCTCCTGAGATTCTCAACAACCTGGGGGCGCTTCACTTCAGACTGGGCAACCTTGGAGAGGCCAAGGTAGCTATCAGAATAATAATACCCAAAAAATAGCTACATTTCACTGGGAATTTAGTAGATattctttaacatttttctgttattgtggtatttaaagtatttttttataaatagtCATGAGGTGTGCAGAACAATGTATATTTAGTATAAATCCCAGTGGTATTTCTAGCATTATGTCTTCTCTCCCTGCAGAAATACTTTCTTGCATCTCTTGATCGAGCCAAAGCTGAAGGGGAGCATGATGAGCATTACTACAACGCCATTTCTGTCACCACGTCCTACAATCTGGCCCGTCTGTACGAGGCAATGTGTGAATTCCATGAAGCTGAGAAACTCTACAAAAACATCCTAAGAGAGCATCCAAACTACGTGGACTGTAAGCACGAAACATTAGACAATATAAAGTGAGcgcaagaagaaaaaacatttgtgaaggACTGTTTGAATTTTGCGTCCACAGGTTATTTGCGTCTTGGAGCGATGGCTCGTGACAAAGGAAATTTCTATGAAGCTTCTGATTGGTTCAAAGAGGCCCTGCAGATTAATCAGGTACTTTGTCACCTGTTGTCATGATAATATTATAACATCAGAATTCCATAAAAGTACATTTCACACTCTGTCTAACATTATCTGATGTTTACTGTCTTATGCAGGATCATCCGGATGCCTGGTCCCTGATTGGGAACCTTCACTTGGCCAAACAGGAGTGGGGACCGGGTCAAAAGAAGTTTGAGCGTATTCTGAAGCAGCCGTCCACACAGAACGACACCTACTCCATGCTGGCTCTGGGTAACGTGTGGCTGCAGACCCTGCATCAGCCCACCAGAGACCGGGAAAaggtgacacttttttttccagtaatcATTTCTCTTATTGTGTGATATAGCACTAATGCTTGTTTCTCTGAAGTCTTCTaagtttatgttttaatattactGGTATGATTTATACAATGTAGTAATCTCTGATGTTGGTGCAGACACTCACACATTACAAGCAAATGTGGcccaaatccttttttttctccctttcgCTCTAATGTGACAAAGATCAGATTTTTTATGGTCACAGAAACCAGTCAGATCTGGTCCACTGTCATATGTCTGATAAACATCCAACCACTGGCCATGCGACCGCTGTGAGAACAGTCATATAGCGGTGTTCACATACAAAAGTTCCCAAAAGCATGCACATCAAGACAAAAACatagtgaagaaaaaacaaagtctgcacaATCGACtatgctcccataaatatttaattctgttACCATCGaggtgacattttctttttttccatcactggTGTTCTCATAGATCCATGGTCACTGCACAGCTGCAGATCACTCGCTTTACAGCCTCAGAGCAGTCTGTCAAAACTACAGAAGGCTATCAAATCATGCCGCTGCGGGCGGTTTACCACTCCTGACTCCCCGCACATCACCCACAAATGTCTGTCAGCTGATCTCACATCAATAGCTGCTAACAGCCCCAGCGGACCTAAATAAATCCCATTTGTATAATAGTCCGATATCCTGAAAACAAACGGCCATTGCTCTGATGGGCCATTTTTTCAGAGATAAGCGACACACTCtcccaaacagaagcacatggctgATTATTTTGTGGAATACAGTCAGAGGACCTTCCTACAATGGTGATCATTCAAAAGATGAGGCCTGCACTGCCGCAttcatttttcccaaaatgcttGTTTTGCAAATGTGATAGTTATTGTCATTTAATCACATTTGTGTGACAGTACTGGTTGCATGTCATGTGTTCGGAGCAAAGATCTGTTTACACTGATTTGGGAAATGTGTCActacaaacatggatgtaaacagtCCAGAAAGATCAGATCTGGGAAAATAATCAGAACTGAGCATTAAGCTCTTTAACGTGAACGTAGCCTATTTCTGTTGACGTATGATGATAAACGCTGTGGGAAATTTGTTTCGTGTGTGTGGAGAAAAATAACAGATCACCAaattcactgtgtgttttttgtcctgACAGGAAAAGAGACACCAGGATCGAGCCCTGGCGATATACAAACAAGTCCTACGAAATGACGCCAAAAACCTCTACGCTGCCAATGGAATCGGTTTGTTGAGTTATACTTTAagcatttttattctttctccTGTACGTGTGAGGTGTTTAACTTGAAGGCCTTGTGTCCAGGTGCCGTCCTGGCCCACAAGGGCTACTTCAGAGAGGCTCGTGACGTGTTTGCGCAGGTGAGGGAGGCCACAGCAGACATCAGCGACGTGTGGCTAAATCTGGCTCACATCTATGTGGAACAGAAGCAGTACATCAGCGCTGTGCAGATGGTAAGGGCCTCACTTGTGATTACCtataaaatgattgttttcatgtttttgtctgtacagttgattattttattctgctttACAGTACGAAAACTGCCTGAAGAAATTTTACAAATATCAGAACACAGAGGTGCTGCTGTACCTCGCGAGGGCGCTCTTCAAATGCGGGAAACTTCAGGAGTGCAAGCAGATGCTGCTGAAGGTAACAAGAAGACGAAAATGTAAAGGCTTATATTCTGTGCTATAATATGATGGGGGTATAACTTCGTCTTTCTGACGTTTTTCCAACAAGGCTCGGCACGTGGCGCCCAGCGACACAGTGCTGATGTTCAATGTGGCGCTGGTGCTGCAGAGACTCGCCACTCTTGTGCTGAAAGATGAAAAGAGCAACCTGAAGGCCGTGCTCAGCGCTGTCAAAGAGCTTGAACTGGCTCACAGGTATTCAGCTCAATTTAAACCTTCCCCTCCCGGTCTGATCCTCTGCC is a genomic window containing:
- the ctr9 gene encoding RNA polymerase-associated protein CTR9 homolog; this translates as MSRGSIEIPLRDTDEVIELDFDQLPEGDEVISILKQEHTQLHIWIALALEYYKQGKTEDFVKLLEAARIDGNLDYRDHEKDQMTCLDTLAAYYVQQARKEKNKDAKKELITQATLLYTMADKIIMYDQNHLLGRACFCLLEGDKMDQADAQFHFVLNQSTNNIPALLGKACISFNKKDYRGALAYYKKALRTNPGCPAEVRLGMGHCFVKLNKLEKARLAFGRALELNSKCVGALVGLAVLELNNKEADSIKNGVQLLSRAYTIDPSNPMVLNHLANHFFFKKDYSKVQHLALHAFHNTEVEAMQAESCYQLARSFHVQEDYDQAFQYYYQATQFASSTFVLPFFGLGQMYVYRRDKDNAAQCFEKVLKAYPNNYETMKILGSLYATSDDQEKRDIAKGHLKKVTEQYPDDVEAWIELAQILEQTDIQGALSAYGTATRILQEKVQADVPPEILNNLGALHFRLGNLGEAKKYFLASLDRAKAEGEHDEHYYNAISVTTSYNLARLYEAMCEFHEAEKLYKNILREHPNYVDCYLRLGAMARDKGNFYEASDWFKEALQINQDHPDAWSLIGNLHLAKQEWGPGQKKFERILKQPSTQNDTYSMLALGNVWLQTLHQPTRDREKEKRHQDRALAIYKQVLRNDAKNLYAANGIGAVLAHKGYFREARDVFAQVREATADISDVWLNLAHIYVEQKQYISAVQMYENCLKKFYKYQNTEVLLYLARALFKCGKLQECKQMLLKARHVAPSDTVLMFNVALVLQRLATLVLKDEKSNLKAVLSAVKELELAHRYFSYLSKSGDKMRFDLALAASEARQCNDLLSQAQYHVARARKQDEEEKELRAKQEQERDMLRQQMMKEQEEKRNKEVEEQKKLLEQRALYVEKTKNLLTFAEGAKEMAKEKKKSSGGRRKKGADMDEFVNDDSDEDLPLKKKKKRRAGSGSDQEETEDGEKKPRKKRRKPVRDDDSDNEEGSSRPKKQRKPKDRKKIEKPQPERLPPSLKGKIKSKAIISSSESSSDEDGLKIAEDRQQRDSGSGSDDDGDHRKRIASDSESDGGRNRSGSEAGSPRRYGSEAGSPRRSVGSDDDDSGSDRPVKKRRVQRQSDSEQSENESKRSQSGSDDESRPGSPVAASDRGSDRGSEAGSDNEGSPHRSDNGSEHEASNNDDDSD